The following are encoded in a window of Salinibacter ruber DSM 13855 genomic DNA:
- a CDS encoding flagellin — MSSFSQINTNIQAQQAFQNLSDTSEQLAETRERLTTGLRINSASDDAAGFEIAEGLEARTGSQQQALRNIGDAKSALSVAEGGLDSQLNILQSAREKAVQAANGSLSQNERNAIAGELQEQVGEINDIAKNTTFNGDKLIEGGTSGDSGNSVGLTFQTGSESDQTFDVNIENSTAEDLGVQSNLDVTTTDGQDVSAGDFTRSQAVTAASGNISPSASGTNLAGTLEGGTFDVTVERSGTSLTLKANGSTVSAAGTNGGGNGTFTGSTSVTLSSDTSGNKIALNVTELSVRKGDITDGGSKDFSVQVRDSENIGSRLQGGSSDEAREIINDVDSAINSLTSQLSDLGASQNRLSFKESNLETSQTNLQAAQSRIQDADFAKEQTQAAKLQVQQQSGTAQLAQANAAGQSVLSLLQ; from the coding sequence ATGAGTAGTTTTTCGCAGATCAACACCAACATTCAGGCCCAGCAGGCCTTCCAGAACCTCTCCGACACCAGTGAGCAGCTGGCCGAGACGCGGGAGCGCCTGACGACCGGCCTCCGCATCAACAGCGCCAGCGACGACGCCGCCGGCTTCGAGATTGCGGAGGGGCTGGAGGCGCGCACCGGGTCTCAGCAGCAGGCCCTCCGCAACATCGGGGACGCCAAAAGTGCGCTCAGCGTGGCGGAGGGGGGGCTCGACTCCCAGCTCAACATCTTGCAGTCCGCCCGGGAGAAGGCCGTGCAGGCGGCCAACGGGAGCCTGTCGCAGAACGAGCGGAACGCGATTGCGGGGGAGCTGCAGGAGCAGGTCGGGGAGATCAACGACATTGCCAAGAACACGACCTTCAACGGCGACAAGTTGATTGAGGGGGGCACGTCGGGGGACAGCGGCAACTCGGTCGGGCTCACCTTCCAGACCGGGTCGGAGAGCGACCAGACCTTCGACGTCAACATCGAAAACTCCACCGCCGAAGATCTTGGGGTTCAGTCGAACCTCGACGTGACGACGACGGACGGGCAAGACGTGAGTGCGGGGGACTTTACTCGATCCCAGGCAGTTACGGCAGCCTCCGGAAACATTTCCCCGTCGGCCTCTGGGACTAACCTTGCGGGAACGCTCGAAGGTGGGACCTTCGACGTTACGGTGGAGCGAAGTGGTACGTCTCTCACGCTCAAAGCCAATGGGAGTACGGTCTCCGCTGCAGGGACTAACGGTGGTGGTAACGGTACATTCACGGGAAGCACCTCGGTGACACTCTCATCGGACACGAGTGGAAACAAGATCGCACTCAACGTTACGGAATTGAGCGTGCGGAAGGGTGACATCACCGACGGTGGATCGAAAGACTTTTCCGTACAGGTCCGAGACAGCGAGAACATTGGGAGTCGGTTGCAAGGAGGCAGCTCCGACGAAGCCCGCGAAATTATCAACGACGTGGACAGCGCGATCAACAGCCTGACCTCCCAGCTCAGCGACCTGGGCGCGAGCCAGAACCGGCTTTCGTTCAAGGAGTCGAACCTGGAGACGAGCCAGACGAACCTGCAGGCCGCCCAGAGCCGGATTCAGGACGCGGACTTTGCGAAGGAGCAGACGCAGGCCGCGAAGCTGCAGGTGCAGCAGCAGTCCGGGACCGCGCAGCTGGCCCAGGCCAACGCCGCCGGCCAGAGCGTCCTCTCGCTCCTCCAGTAA
- a CDS encoding flagellin, translating to MSSFSQINTNIQAQQAFQNLSDTSEQLAETRERLTTGLRINSASDDAAGFEIAEGLEARTGSQQQALRNIGDAKSALSVAEGGLDSQLNILQSAREKAVQAANGSLSQNERNAIAGELQEQVGEINDIAKNTTFNGDKLIEGGTSGDSGNSVGLTFQTGSESDQTFDVNIENSTADDLGVRQPSVNVNQATTNSGGQLVNEGDFAESAVSGLEGSVTVASGSTASTLASGLEGGEFEVQVSQTASDKIKLSANGNSATLTGVNAGNGTFSGAGTLTLSKSGTKTIQAKASNITIATDSLEQGGDAKSFTVEVRDELDIGTRLQNNGADEAREIINDVDSAINSLTSQLSDLGASQNRLSFKESNLETSQTNLQAAQSRIQDADFAKEQTQAAKLQVQQQSGTAQLAQANAAGQSVLSLLQ from the coding sequence ATGAGTAGTTTTTCGCAGATCAACACCAACATTCAGGCCCAGCAGGCCTTCCAGAACCTCTCCGACACCAGTGAGCAGCTGGCCGAGACGCGGGAGCGCCTGACGACCGGCCTCCGCATCAACAGCGCCAGCGACGACGCCGCCGGCTTCGAGATTGCGGAGGGGCTGGAGGCACGCACCGGGTCTCAGCAGCAGGCCCTCCGCAACATTGGGGACGCCAAAAGCGCGCTCAGCGTGGCGGAGGGGGGGCTCGACTCCCAGCTCAACATTTTGCAGTCCGCCCGGGAGAAGGCCGTGCAGGCGGCCAACGGGAGCCTGTCGCAGAACGAGCGGAACGCGATCGCCGGGGAGCTGCAGGAGCAGGTCGGGGAGATCAACGACATTGCCAAGAACACGACCTTCAACGGCGACAAGTTGATTGAGGGGGGCACGTCGGGGGATAGCGGCAACTCGGTCGGACTCACCTTCCAGACCGGGTCGGAGAGCGACCAGACCTTCGACGTCAACATCGAAAACTCCACCGCCGACGATCTCGGCGTCCGGCAGCCGTCTGTTAATGTAAACCAAGCCACGACCAACTCAGGTGGGCAACTCGTGAATGAAGGAGACTTCGCCGAATCGGCCGTGTCAGGGCTTGAGGGATCTGTTACTGTAGCTTCGGGGTCAACGGCCTCCACCTTGGCCAGTGGCCTCGAAGGGGGGGAGTTTGAGGTGCAGGTATCTCAGACTGCGTCAGACAAGATCAAGCTCAGTGCGAACGGTAACTCGGCAACGCTCACCGGTGTCAATGCTGGCAACGGGACATTCAGCGGTGCCGGCACCCTGACACTATCGAAAAGCGGTACTAAGACCATCCAGGCCAAGGCCAGCAACATAACCATCGCCACCGACAGCCTTGAGCAGGGAGGCGATGCGAAGAGCTTCACGGTGGAGGTTCGGGACGAGCTGGACATCGGGACCCGGCTGCAAAACAACGGTGCCGACGAGGCCCGCGAGATCATCAACGACGTGGACAGCGCGATCAACAGCCTGACCTCCCAGCTCAGCGACCTGGGCGCGAGCCAGAACCGGCTTTCGTTTAAGGAGTCGAACCTGGAGACGAGCCAGACGAACCTGCAGGCCGCCCAGAGCCGGATTCAGGATGCGGACTTTGCGAAGGAGCAGACGCAGGCCGCGAAGCTGCAGGTCCAGCAGCAGTCCGGGACCGCGCAGCTGGCCCAGGCCAACGCCGCCGGCCAGAGCGTCCTCTCGCTCCTCCAGTAA
- a CDS encoding sulfotransferase domain-containing protein: MQFVASYPKSGNTWVRLVAAAYTLSDEELMNALKYPTASADLPATLQYTDVERYQYQTISPFPLSQISFPVEVRLRPAAMLVLNREKNLTTSQRPALIKSHHIHGEVNNIDLWNGQWVEHVVNPIRDPREICCSFAAHRDMDYEETAEFMNDSQARMGEENERVESLLTTWSTHVRSWQNAGELPVHTVRYEDLQANPVAEFYDILDFLEVPDLTEERVEDAVERTRFERMQAMEAEHGFHERTADQAQFFRSGETDGWKDELPTDVARKIEKDHGDVMEQFGYL; encoded by the coding sequence ATGCAGTTTGTCGCCAGCTACCCGAAGAGCGGAAACACGTGGGTCCGCCTCGTCGCCGCCGCGTACACCCTCTCCGACGAGGAGTTAATGAACGCCCTGAAATACCCCACGGCCTCCGCGGACCTGCCCGCCACGCTCCAATACACCGACGTGGAGCGGTACCAGTACCAGACCATCTCCCCGTTCCCCCTTTCCCAGATCAGCTTTCCGGTGGAGGTCCGCCTCCGCCCGGCCGCGATGCTCGTCCTGAACCGGGAAAAGAACCTGACGACGAGCCAACGTCCGGCCCTCATCAAGAGCCACCACATCCACGGGGAGGTCAACAACATTGACCTTTGGAATGGCCAGTGGGTCGAGCACGTCGTCAACCCCATTCGCGATCCCCGCGAGATCTGCTGCTCGTTCGCCGCCCACCGGGACATGGACTACGAGGAGACGGCCGAGTTCATGAACGACTCCCAGGCGCGAATGGGCGAAGAAAACGAGCGGGTGGAAAGCCTCCTCACGACCTGGTCGACGCACGTTCGGAGCTGGCAAAACGCCGGTGAGCTCCCCGTCCATACTGTGCGGTACGAGGACCTGCAGGCGAATCCGGTCGCGGAGTTCTACGACATCCTCGACTTTCTGGAGGTGCCGGACCTGACCGAGGAGCGCGTCGAGGACGCCGTGGAGCGGACGCGCTTCGAGCGGATGCAGGCGATGGAGGCGGAGCACGGCTTCCACGAGCGCACGGCGGACCAGGCCCAGTTCTTCCGCTCCGGCGAGACGGATGGATGGAAGGACGAGCTCCCCACCGACGTGGCCCGCAAAATCGAAAAGGACCACGGGGATGTGATGGAGCAGTTCGGATACCTGTAG